In a genomic window of Methanofastidiosum sp.:
- a CDS encoding DNA methyltransferase, with protein sequence MKPFYEFDLGKIYQGDCLDVMKELPSESIDLLLTDPPYGYSFLGKDWDRAVPKVDIWKECNRLLKPGSFAFIMSAPRLDCLLRMALNLEEAGFEIRFTPIFWAYHSGFPKALDISKVIDRRCGLKREPVEMPGRQRSALCWGKHYACGRREIDFTLPASDDAKRLSGGYAGFQPKPAVEVVIVAMKPLSEKSHTDQALKNGKGVTWLRDCSIPNEDGFSRFPSNLLSCDKVFGGDSYMFDLDMWFEERVDSLPKDIADRFPFLFVKKPSKSEKESGCESIGPKRWCDDEESVDIPQKRNKSERHNYHPTVKPVKLMSYLTVLGSRPKETVLDPFLGSGTTAMACELFNRSWIGIELEKEYAEIAAARISNSGLKIRASLEKERPDS encoded by the coding sequence TTGAAGCCCTTCTATGAGTTTGATCTTGGGAAAATCTATCAGGGCGACTGCCTTGATGTCATGAAAGAGCTTCCTTCTGAATCGATTGATCTTCTCCTGACAGACCCTCCATACGGCTACTCTTTTTTGGGAAAGGACTGGGACAGGGCGGTGCCAAAAGTTGATATCTGGAAGGAGTGCAATAGGCTCCTTAAACCTGGATCATTTGCATTTATAATGAGCGCACCAAGGCTTGACTGCCTTCTAAGAATGGCCCTAAATTTAGAGGAGGCGGGATTTGAGATCAGATTCACTCCTATTTTTTGGGCCTATCATTCCGGATTTCCTAAGGCTCTTGACATTTCCAAAGTGATTGACAGAAGGTGTGGCCTTAAAAGAGAGCCAGTTGAAATGCCGGGAAGGCAGAGATCCGCTCTATGCTGGGGGAAGCACTATGCCTGTGGCAGGCGGGAGATCGATTTCACGCTTCCTGCATCTGATGACGCAAAAAGGCTATCAGGAGGCTATGCAGGATTTCAGCCCAAGCCCGCCGTTGAAGTGGTAATAGTTGCCATGAAGCCGCTATCAGAAAAGAGCCATACCGACCAGGCCCTAAAAAACGGCAAGGGAGTTACATGGTTAAGAGACTGCTCGATACCCAATGAAGACGGATTTTCTAGATTCCCATCAAATCTGCTTTCTTGTGATAAAGTATTCGGCGGGGACTCCTACATGTTCGACCTTGACATGTGGTTTGAGGAAAGAGTTGATTCACTTCCTAAAGACATAGCGGACAGATTCCCATTCCTCTTTGTGAAGAAGCCCTCAAAGAGTGAAAAAGAATCAGGATGCGAATCCATAGGGCCAAAGAGATGGTGCGATGACGAGGAGTCAGTCGATATTCCTCAGAAGAGGAACAAAAGTGAGCGGCACAACTACCATCCAACTGTGAAGCCGGTAAAGCTCATGTCTTATTTGACTGTTCTAGGGTCTAGGCCAAAAGAGACAGTTTTGGACCCGTTCCTTGGAAGCGGCACCACGGCCATGGCATGCGAGCTTTTTAATAGAAGTTGGATCGGCATAGAGCTCGAGAAGGAATATGCAGAGATAGCAGCTGCAAGAATATCAAACTCTGGCCTTAAAATTAGGGCCAGCTTAGAGAAAGAGAGGCCTGATTCTTAA